The DNA segment ACCGAAAGACATAGAGGCCGTACGACGGAGGTGTGTATTCACCACCCACACGCCCGTTCCCACGGGCCATGACCAGTTTCCCATTGAATTAGTTCGAAAGGTATTGGGCAATGAGAGGACTTCCGCTCTCGAGGCGGCTGGGTGCTGTCCCAAAGGGATACTGAACATGACTTACATGTCCCTCTTTTTTTCCTATTATATAAACGGTGTGTCCATGCGGCACGAAGAACTCTCACAGAGCATGTTCCCCAATTACCCCGTGAACTCTATCACCAATGGTGTGCATGCCGGCTCATGGGCATCTTCACATTTTTGTGCCCTTTATGACAGGCACATACCCGAATGGCGTTATGATAATTTATACCTCCGGTATGCAATAAATATCACTCTGGACGAAATCCTTGAGGCACACGCCCAGGCAAAACATGAGTTGATAGCGGAAGTAGAAAGACGCACAAATAAACGTTTCGATCGGACTGCATTGACCATAGGTTTTGCCAGGCGTGCCACACCGTATAAAAGGGCGGACTTACTCTTCTCCGGCCCGGACCGCTTGAAAAGGATTGTAAGACGCGTCGGCCCTATACAGGTGATATATGCGGGCAAGGCGCACCCCAAGGACGAGGGCGGCAAGACGCTTATCAGAAGTATCTTCAGATACGGTGCTTCCTTGGCGGATACGGTGCGCGTCGTATATCTCGAAGAGTACGACATGGCATTAGCAAAGTATCTGTGCGCGGGGGTGGATTTGTGGTTAAACACACCTCACAAACCACACGAGGCTTCCGGCACAAGCGGCATGAAGGCCGCACTGAACGGCGTGCCGAGTCTTAGTGTTCTGGACGGGTGGTGGATCGAGGGACATGTAGAGGGCGTGACAGGCTGGTCCATAGGCGACGGGTGGGAGACTGAAAGCGATCCCTCCCGGGAAGCTCTTTCTCTTTATGATAAGCTCGAATACGTGATAGGTCCTATGTTTTACAAAAGACCGGATGCATTCGCTCAGGTTATGCGCTCGGCCATCTCACTCAACGCTTCATTCTTTAATACGCAGCGCATGGTGTCGCAGTATCTGGGGAATGCATATAAAAGAACGAGAGTAATTTTCAATAATAATAAGAATAAGATCTTATAATAGCCCTAGGAAAAGATTATGTACCAAATACGGTATTTGGTTTTAGCTGTTGTAATTATTCTGATTGTATCGGCTGCGCTATGGTTTTATTTTCGCAGTAATCAAGTAGACGAAGGAGTTCTAGAGGCTAATGGACAAGTAAGAGGGATTGAAATCACTATCAGCTCCAATATACCCGGAAGACTGGATAAAGTGCCGATTAATGAAGGACAGCAGGTCAAAAAAGATGATTTAATTGCGGAGATATCTTCAGAGGAGATCCAGGCAAGGATTGAGCAGGCTAATGCCCAGGTTGAAATATACAAAAAACAGCAGGATGTGGCTTTTCACAGCGTTCATGAGGCGAAAGCCGCTCTACAAAGAGTCGAGTCCACAATAACAGAAGTCGAATCCCGGCTAAACCTTGCAAGCTCCGACTATGAAAGGTCATCCCAACTTGCGGACAAGGGAATAATTTCACGAAGGCAGCTGGAAGAGGCTGAAACTCAGTTTAAGTCAGCTCAGGCAAATGTCGATGCGGCGATAGAAGCTAAGGAGGAAGCGATTGCATCGATAGAACGCGCCGAGGCGTCGCAGGAAGTGATTGTCAGCCAATTAGCTTCGGCAGTCGCCCAGTTAAAGGAAATAAATGCAACCTTCGAGGACACTAAAATTTACGCACCATCGGACGGGACTGTCATCAATAAGCTTGTAGAGCAGGGTGAATTGGTCGTTCAGGGTACTCCCATCGCGGTGATCATAGACCTTTCCGATATATACGTCAGAGTCTATATTCCGCAAATAGATATCGGAAAAATAAGAATCGGCAATCCCGCCAGAATCTACGCCGACTCTTTCCCGGACAGATTTTTCGGCGGGAGGGTTACGGAAGTCTCTCAAGAGGCGGAGTTCACTCCAAAAGAGGTGCATGTGAAAGAGGAGAGAACAAAGCTCGTCTTCGGGGTCAAGGTTCAGATAGAAAATCCCCAGGGTTACCTCAAGCCTGGCATGCCTGTCGATGTAAAGATAAAATGGGATGAAGATGCTCCCTGGTGAAACTGTTATAGAAATCAAAGGCCTTGGCCGTAGATTCAAAAAGACCCAGGCATTACAAAACATAGAACTCCGAATCAGAAAGGGAGAGCTGTTCGGAATTGTAGGCCCCGATGGCTCGGGGAAGACCACGCTGCTCCAGTCCATATGCGCGATCCTAGACCCGACTCAGGGTACGGTAATTGTAAATGGCCTTGATACGGTAAAGGACGCATCGGTCATAACATCACAACTTGGTTATATGTCTCAAGCATACTCACTGTACGGGGACCTGACGGTCGAGGAAAATCTGGAGTTTTTTGCAAAAATTCGGGAGGTACCCGAGGAAAGTCTTACCGAAAGGAAAACGAAGCTCCTTGAATTCTCAGGCCTCTCTCCGTTCCTAAAGAGAAGGACAAAACTTCTGTCAGGCGGGATGCAGAAGAAGCTCGCCTTATGCTGCAACCTCATACATGAGCCCGATATCCTTATCCTGGATGAACCGACACTGGGAGTCGATCCTCTTTCAAGACGGCAGCTCTGGGATATCATACGCGAGTACCATGACCAAGGAAAAACCATAATCGTCGCCACTTCCTATATGGACGAGGCGGCAAAATGCGAACGGGTCGCGTTCTTATTGGAAGGAAAGATCCTAGCCTGTGATGTTCCGAGCACTATGGGCGAGAGGCTGGAAGACCTGTTTTTTGCCCATATACCTAAGAGGCCCGTCGGAAAGCAAATTATTCCTTTTTTGAGAAAAGAGGGGAAAGAAACCCTGGTTGAAGTCAAAGAGCTTGTAAAAAAATTCGACAGTTTTACCGCAGTCAACCGCGTAAGCTTTTCGGTGAAAAGGGGTGAGGTATTCGGCTTCGTAGGTCCTAACGGTTCGGGCAAGACTACGACTATCAAAATTCTTTGCGGAATCATATCGCCGACCAGCGGCGAAGTAACAATCATGGGGGAAAACGTAGTCCTGAGACCCGAAGACGTAAGAGGGAAAATCGGATATATGTCTCAGAAATTTTCGCTTTATATGGACCTCACTGTTGAGGAAAACATAAACTTCTTTGGAAGAATTTACGGTGTCGACCGGGACACGCTCTATAAACGCAAGAGATGGTTAATAGAGATGGCGGAACTTCGGGGGAAAGAAAACATAATTACGAAAGATCTTTCAGG comes from the Thermodesulfobacteriota bacterium genome and includes:
- a CDS encoding ATP-binding cassette domain-containing protein; translation: MKMLPGETVIEIKGLGRRFKKTQALQNIELRIRKGELFGIVGPDGSGKTTLLQSICAILDPTQGTVIVNGLDTVKDASVITSQLGYMSQAYSLYGDLTVEENLEFFAKIREVPEESLTERKTKLLEFSGLSPFLKRRTKLLSGGMQKKLALCCNLIHEPDILILDEPTLGVDPLSRRQLWDIIREYHDQGKTIIVATSYMDEAAKCERVAFLLEGKILACDVPSTMGERLEDLFFAHIPKRPVGKQIIPFLRKEGKETLVEVKELVKKFDSFTAVNRVSFSVKRGEVFGFVGPNGSGKTTTIKILCGIISPTSGEVTIMGENVVLRPEDVRGKIGYMSQKFSLYMDLTVEENINFFGRIYGVDRDTLYKRKRWLIEMAELRGKENIITKDLSGALRQRLALGCALIHHPDILFLDEPTSGVDPVSRQSFWEMIKSLAEMGTSIFVTTHYLDEVENCHRVAFLHRGRTLTIENPARLKSLYSMESMEEIFIKMVRKADENSPGAY
- a CDS encoding efflux RND transporter periplasmic adaptor subunit, whose amino-acid sequence is MYQIRYLVLAVVIILIVSAALWFYFRSNQVDEGVLEANGQVRGIEITISSNIPGRLDKVPINEGQQVKKDDLIAEISSEEIQARIEQANAQVEIYKKQQDVAFHSVHEAKAALQRVESTITEVESRLNLASSDYERSSQLADKGIISRRQLEEAETQFKSAQANVDAAIEAKEEAIASIERAEASQEVIVSQLASAVAQLKEINATFEDTKIYAPSDGTVINKLVEQGELVVQGTPIAVIIDLSDIYVRVYIPQIDIGKIRIGNPARIYADSFPDRFFGGRVTEVSQEAEFTPKEVHVKEERTKLVFGVKVQIENPQGYLKPGMPVDVKIKWDEDAPW
- the glgP gene encoding alpha-glucan family phosphorylase, translated to MEPENKTTHDVTVAYFSMEIGLDPAMPTYSGGLGVLAGDTLRAAADRGLSMVGVTLLYRKGYFRQHLDAHGNQSESPYEWSPEKFLEPMSARVTMTIEGRQVQVHAWRYFVNGLQGADLPVYFLDTALPENDPWDQSLTDYLYGGENRYRLCQEALLGIGGVAMLRALGHDNINVYHKNEGHASLLALALLEDETGGRGLKNFTPKDIEAVRRRCVFTTHTPVPTGHDQFPIELVRKVLGNERTSALEAAGCCPKGILNMTYMSLFFSYYINGVSMRHEELSQSMFPNYPVNSITNGVHAGSWASSHFCALYDRHIPEWRYDNLYLRYAINITLDEILEAHAQAKHELIAEVERRTNKRFDRTALTIGFARRATPYKRADLLFSGPDRLKRIVRRVGPIQVIYAGKAHPKDEGGKTLIRSIFRYGASLADTVRVVYLEEYDMALAKYLCAGVDLWLNTPHKPHEASGTSGMKAALNGVPSLSVLDGWWIEGHVEGVTGWSIGDGWETESDPSREALSLYDKLEYVIGPMFYKRPDAFAQVMRSAISLNASFFNTQRMVSQYLGNAYKRTRVIFNNNKNKIL